The Gloeobacter violaceus PCC 7421 DNA window GGGCCATTTCGGTTTTTCTGATCGCAGCCTCGAAGGACTGGGCGATGCCGAGAGCAGCAAGGGCGGTCGCTTCGGAGGGATGTTCCGCCGCGGCGAAGGGGGAGCAATGGCCAGGCGGATGGCCCGCATGCAAATCGACCCCCAGAGCGTTCACCAGTACACCCAAATCGCGAGCCTCGCCTTCTGGGACGCCTACCTCAAAGACGAGGCTGCCGCCCGCGAGCATCTGGCAAGCGGCGAAATTTTTGCCGACAACGAGCATCTGGTCTCGCTATGGGCGAAGTAAGCGGGCACTCAGGGGCCGTTTATGATCGGCTACGAGGCCCAGTGGGAGCGAACGTGCAAGGAAGTGCCAACTCGATCTCCGAAGGCTTGCCTGGAGCATACCCAGCCAATGATCAAATTCCAGCCCAACGGCAAAAAACACGAAACGTGGTGAGAGCGGAACGCAGGCACCGAGCCTTTTCTGGCACCCGTGTGGCACTCGGTTGCGGCTTCGCTCTCAGTGGGCCTATTTGGCGCCGTCGGTATGGAGGACTTTGCGGTTGAGGGCGTGCCGATACCAGTCGTTGGTACCGGTGAACTATGCCAGAGCAGCTTTGTCGAGCAGCGCGGCGAAGGCGCGGGTTGGGGGTTGACGAGCGGCCTGCTGCGGCCAGATTCCGCCACGCCCCGGCCATGGAATTACCAGAAGGGCAACAGGCCACGACGCGGAAAAAGAAGGGGGCAGGACAGAGACCACACGAAACACTTGAGGCAGAGGGCACATTTCTGTAAAATGCTGCCATGGATGCACTGAGCCAGGATGAGATTACTCGGCTGACGCCTCAAGAGCGACTGGCGCTTATCGAGCAGCTTTGGGACAGCCTTGACGAATCGGCTATCCCGTTACCGGATAGCCAGCAAGCCGAACTGTCCCGCCGTCTGGTCTCTCTGCACGATGATCGCTCTCAGGCTTTGACCTGGGAACAGCTGCGCTCTGAACTGGCGCGGCGGCGTTCTTGAGCCTGCCGGTTCTCTTCACGCCTGCGGCCGTTTCGGAGTTGATTGAAGCGGAAGACTGGCATGAGGCGCAAATGCCCGGCCTCGGCGTACAATTCCGCATTGCTCTTGATAGAGCCGTCGCGAGCATTGCCGAACAACCTCACCGTTTCCCCGTTGTTTTCCAGGATGTTGTGCGCCGGGCGCTGCTGCGGCGTTTTCCCTACGGGCTGTACTTCTGCATCGAACCCGATGCCGATCTCGCCGCCAGCTTTTGCGGATTTGGTTGTGGTGATCGGCGACCTGTTCGCGCGACCTGCTTGATCCCCGCTTTGCGCTGATCTCGCTTTAATTTTGCCGCTTCGCTCGGCGGTAGCGCCGGATCAGGGCATTGGTGGAGCTGTCGTGGGCCAATTCGGGTTCCTCGGCGCTTTCCAGCTCGGGAATGATCCGCCCGGCAAGCACCTTGCCCAGTTCCACCCCCCACTGATCGAACGAATCGAGGTTCCAGATGACGCCCTGGGTAAAGACTTTGTGCTCGTAAAGGGCGATGAGCTTGCCCAAGACCTCCGGGGTGAGCCGCTCGGCCAGCAGCGTGTTGGTGGGCCGGTTGCCCTCGAAGACCCGGTGGGGCAACAGCCAGTCGGCCACCCCCTCGGCGCGCACCTCGGCTTCGGTCTTGCCGAAGGCGAGCGCCTCGGTCTGGGCGAAGAAGTTGGCCATCAGCTGATCGTGGTGCGGGGCAATCGGATTGAGCGTCTGGCAAAAGCCGATAAAGTCGCAGGGGATGAGCTTGGTGCCCTGGTGGATGAGTTGGTAGAACGAGTGCTGCCCGTCGGTGCCCGGCTGGCCCCAGATGATCGGACCGGTCTGATAGGTGACCGGCTGGCCGTCGATGTCGACGTGCTTGCCGTTGCTCTCCATGTCGAGCTGCTGCAAATAGGCGGGCAGCTTGCCCAGGTAGTAGTCGTAGGGCAGCACTGCGAGTGTCTGGGCGCCGAAAAAGTTGTTGTACCACAGGCCAATCAGCGCCATCAGCACCGGCAGGTTGCGCTCAAAGGGGGCGGTGCGAAAGTGCTCGTCCATCGCGTGGAAACCGGCGAGCATGGCGCGGAAATGCTCAGGCCCCACCGCGATCATCGTCGAGAGGCCGATGGCCGAATCCATCGAGTAGCGTCCCCCCACCCAGTCCCAAAAACCAAACATGTGGGCGGTGTCGATGCCGAACTTTTCGACCTCGGCCGCGTTGGTGGAGACGGCCACGAAGTGCTTGGCGATTGCTTGCTCGTCTCCCAAAGCCGCGAGACACCACTGCCGGGCGCTGTGGGCGTTGGTCATCGTCTCCAGGGTCGTAAAGGTCTTAGAGCAGACGATAAACAACGTTTCGTCGGGTTCAAGGTCGTGGATCACCTCGGCAAAGTTGGAACCATCGACGTTGGCTGCGAAGCGCACTTTCAAGTCGCGGTCGCTGTAGTGCTTGAGCGCGTCGTAGGCCATGTCCGGACCGAGATAAGAGCCGCCGATGCCGATATTGACGACGGTGCGGATACGCCTGCCGGTGTAGCCTCTCCACTCGCCGCCGCGCACCCGGTCGGCAAATTCGGCCATCCGGTCGAGAACGGCGTGCACCTCGGGCACGACATTCTCGCCGTCCTCGATCACCGTGGCTCCCCGGGGTGCGCGCAAGGCGGTATGCAGCACGGAGCGCTGCTCGGTGGTGTTGATCTTCTCGCCTGAGAACATCGCCTCAATGCGGCCGCGCAGGTCCGACTCCTCCGCCAAGACCGACAGCAGGCGCAAGGTCTCGTCGGTGAGCCGATTTTTGGAGTAATCGAGGTAGAAGCCTTCCGCTTCGAGGGCAAACCGCTCGCCGCGGCTAGGATCTTCAGCAAAAAGCGCGCGCAGATGGATCTCGCGGATTTGCTCGTAATGAGCTGCAAGCGCCTGCCAGGCCGCGCGCTGGGTGAGCGGTGTGGGTGCGAATGTCGAGGTCATACGAAA harbors:
- a CDS encoding addiction module protein, which codes for MDALSQDEITRLTPQERLALIEQLWDSLDESAIPLPDSQQAELSRRLVSLHDDRSQALTWEQLRSELARRRS
- a CDS encoding type II toxin-antitoxin system RelE/ParE family toxin, translating into MSLPVLFTPAAVSELIEAEDWHEAQMPGLGVQFRIALDRAVASIAEQPHRFPVVFQDVVRRALLRRFPYGLYFCIEPDADLAASFCGFGCGDRRPVRATCLIPALR
- the pgi gene encoding glucose-6-phosphate isomerase, translating into MTSTFAPTPLTQRAAWQALAAHYEQIREIHLRALFAEDPSRGERFALEAEGFYLDYSKNRLTDETLRLLSVLAEESDLRGRIEAMFSGEKINTTEQRSVLHTALRAPRGATVIEDGENVVPEVHAVLDRMAEFADRVRGGEWRGYTGRRIRTVVNIGIGGSYLGPDMAYDALKHYSDRDLKVRFAANVDGSNFAEVIHDLEPDETLFIVCSKTFTTLETMTNAHSARQWCLAALGDEQAIAKHFVAVSTNAAEVEKFGIDTAHMFGFWDWVGGRYSMDSAIGLSTMIAVGPEHFRAMLAGFHAMDEHFRTAPFERNLPVLMALIGLWYNNFFGAQTLAVLPYDYYLGKLPAYLQQLDMESNGKHVDIDGQPVTYQTGPIIWGQPGTDGQHSFYQLIHQGTKLIPCDFIGFCQTLNPIAPHHDQLMANFFAQTEALAFGKTEAEVRAEGVADWLLPHRVFEGNRPTNTLLAERLTPEVLGKLIALYEHKVFTQGVIWNLDSFDQWGVELGKVLAGRIIPELESAEEPELAHDSSTNALIRRYRRAKRQN